A stretch of the Arachis stenosperma cultivar V10309 chromosome 6, arast.V10309.gnm1.PFL2, whole genome shotgun sequence genome encodes the following:
- the LOC130933162 gene encoding BTB/POZ domain-containing protein NPY4-like, with translation MKFMKLGSKPDSFQNDGDNIRYVATELATDLTVKVGDVNFYLHKFPLLSKSARIQKLITNPEENNDEVHIHDIPGGPAAFEICAKFCYGMTVTLNAYNVVAARCAAEYLEMYETVEKGNLIYKVDVFLNSSIFRSWKDSIIVLQTTKSLLPWSEELKIVSHCLNSIASKALIDTSKVEWSYTYNRKKLPSENGNGNDSPWNGVRKQQMVPKDWWVEDLCELKLDLYERVVKTIISKGNVSGYVIGEALNAYASRKLPGFNKGLIHGDTAKNKLLLETIIRLLPPDTRSIPFGFLLKLLRAGILLECQESERSKLMKRVGHCLEEAKVADLLIRAPVGEAIFNIDTVQRLVEEFIIACEHDGETDSLLEDELQEMKSTRIISDTAKIKVAKLVDGYLAEIARDPNLPLAKFIHLAELVSSFPRATHDGIYRAIDMYLKEHPEISKSEKKRICRLMDCRKLSAEACMHAIQNERLPMRIVVQVLFFEQLRATSCSEGNSTPDRAGSMRSSLPSGSHESSRSIRTNTEEEWEEALKFSGEGSRRSSNDSNKTNNNNNNNNERVGANKMKGLMSKKILSKIWSSKDRSGEITSDDTSESPASTVAEETKSTPSRSRRHSVS, from the exons ATGAAGTTTATGAAGCTTGGTTCTAAGCCAGATTCTTTTCAGAATGATGGTGATAATATAAG GTATGTAGCGACCGAGTTAGCAACAGACTTAACGGTTAAAGTTGGAGATGTAAATTTTTATCTCCATAAG TTTCCTCTTCTATCGAAAAGTGCACGCATTCAGAAGCTTATTACAAACCCAGAAGAGAACAATGATGAAGTCCATATCCATGACATTCCTGGAGGACCTGCTGCATTCGAAATCTGTGCTAAGTTCTGCTACGGTATGACAGTTACTCTGAATGCCTACAATGTCGTCGCGGCTCGCTGCGCTGCAGAGTATCTTGAGATGTACGAAACCGTTGAGAAGGGAAATCTTATCTATAAGGTCGATGTCTTTCTCAATTCGAGCATTTTCCGGAGTTGGAAAGACTCAATCATTGTTCTTCAGACCACCAAGTCTCTTCTTCCGTGGTCTGAAGAACTTAAGATAGTGAGTCACTGCCTCAACTCGATAGCTTCCAAGGCTTTGATTGACACATCTAAGGTGGAGTGGTCATATACTTATAACAGGAAGAAGCTACCATCCGAAAATGGCAATGGTAACGATTCGCCTTGGAATGGCGTGAGGAAACAACAGATGGTTCCAAAGGACTGGTGGGTGGAGGACCTTTGTGAGCTCAAACTCGATCTCTATGAACGCGTCGTGAAGACGATTATAAGTAAAGGCAATGTCTCAGGCTATGTAATTGGAGAAGCGCTTAATGCTTATGCCTCAAGAAAGCTTCCTGGTTTCAACAAAGGTCTGATCCATGGCGATACGGCAAAGAATAAATTGTTGTTGGAAACTATCATTCGACTATTGCCACCGGATACAAGAAGTATCCCATTCGGTTTCTTGCTTAAGCTGTTAAGAGCAGGCATTCTGTTGGAATGCCAAGAGTCGGAGCGATCAAAATTAATGAAGAGAGTAGGCCATTGTCTTGAGGAGGCAAAGGTGGCTGATCTTTTGATTCGTGCCCCTGTTGGCGAAGCAATTTTCAATATTGATACCGTGCAAAGGCTAGTTGAAGAGTTCATCATTGCATGCGAGCATGATGGTGAGACTGATTCTCTGTTGGAAGATGAATTGCAGGAGATGAAAAGCACTCGGATCATATCAGATACTGCAAAGATTAAGGTTGCAAAACTGGTGGATGGATATCTTGCTGAGATTGCTCGCGATCCGAATTTGCCTCTCGCTAAATTCATTCATCTTGCTGAGTTAGTTTCAAGCTTCCCAAGAGCAACTCATGACGGAATTTATCGCGCCATCGATATGTATTTGAAG GAACATCCTGAAATCAGCAAGAGCGAGAAGAAAAGGATCTGTAGGCTAATGGACTGCAGGAAGTTATCGGCAGAAGCCTGCATGCATGCCATACAGAACGAGAGGCTTCCGATGCGCATTGTGGTGCAGGTTCTCTTCTTCGAACAGCTAAGAGCTACATCGTGCTCAGAAGGCAATAGCACACCGGATCGTGCAGGATCTATGAGGTCTTCGCTTCCAAGTGGATCGCACGAAAGCTCGAGGTCTATTAGAACGAATACAGAAGAGGAGTGGGAGGAAGCTCTGAAATTCTCAGGTGAAGGTAGCAGAAGGAGCAGCAATGATAGTAACaaaaccaataataataataataataataatgagagAGTTGGTGCTAATAAAATGAAGGGTCTAATGTCAAAGAAAATATTGTCTAAGATTTGGTCAAGCAAAGATAGAAGTGGTGAGATAACTAGTGATGATACATCAGAAAGCCCTGCTTCTACAGTTGCTGAAGAAACAAAATCTACACCTTCTAGAAGTAGGAGGCACTCAGTGTCTTAA